In Apteryx mantelli isolate bAptMan1 chromosome 8, bAptMan1.hap1, whole genome shotgun sequence, the genomic window CTGGCCTGGGCAAAAGCTGTGCTGCCAGTGGGGCGACTGCTCTCAGTGGCAGCGTCACACCAGGTTTGCACTGCTGCTGTCTCTCTGTAATTTCCCTGTTACTGCTTATTGCATCTTCCTCCTCGCCAAGCTGCACTTTGGACAGCCACCCTCACAGACAGCTTTGCGCGCGCCCAGGCTTGCCCAAGCAGGGTGTCACCCAGGCTGCCGGTGGGCTGCGCAAGCACCCCGCAGCTCCGCTGTAGGCTCTTTACGTTTTGGCAGTCCAGGAGCAAAATTTCAAGGCTCATTTTTGGTTCCATATCTAGCTTcccggattttttttttgtttttttatgaaaaaaacaagaTGTTTTAGAATTCCAAATTCTTTGCCACTTTCAGTTTTACTACTAATTTCAATGCAATGTTTTAAAGATACTAATTAGTGTACCCTCCTAACTCACACATTCACTCAATTTGTATTTTAATTACCTTAAAAACTACAAATtcacaagtgatttttttctgatttctttctaTGCACTGTTAGTTTTTTAATAATCTTATTAGAAACTGTTTCAGCCCTCTTCAAAGGTTTGAGTttatctcatgcccatttctgagATTATTTACTAACATACCACCTAAAAataaagagagacagacagacagacagacaccttGCTAGAATATAGCCCTCAGCTTCCCAAACTGACTAACTGCAGTTTATTGCTGTAGAAAAACAGCACGCAGCACAGAATACTAGCAGCATGGTAGAAAAACAGCACTCAGCATGCAACACTAGCAGCATTATCTTCAAAAAAGTCCTAAACAAAAATCTCTTGTAATATGATAAGTAACTGGGGAAAAACACATAAGATTCTTCAAAATGCTAAACTCCAAAATATTAACAAAAGATTCTAAGATACATATATCAAGAGACGTAAATAATAATGCCTTTAAATTGACCCAGAAAATAGGCCCAACCCCCACTGCTCACTGAGGTCTCAGCATGTACTCAGTCAGCTTCATTACAGCCCATTTCCCTGGCCGTGAACGAAATGCCCACGAGCGGTCCCTGAGCTGTTCCCGCAGCATCACCCCATGCTAATCGACTGAAGCAGCCTGGTACAATACATTCCCTGTCAGCTACATAAAGTAGAAAATCCAGGCATGATGTGACCTTCTCCTCTGAACTGAATAAATTCACTCTCAAAATTATATACAGTTTGTCTGTCACATTTCCTAGATAGATTGCGTTATACACTATAGCACAACTATGTATCATGGAGAAgtacttatttttaaattaaaagaaatgaaatgcgTCACTTTTTTACATTCATATGGAAAATCTTTTCTTCAACAACATGCTATCTCACTTAATCACCTACACCACTGTGTGATATTAAGCCCCTAGGCAAACATATGAATTCCACCTTGGGCTTGCTGCTAATGGGTATGTTATTAATGTCCCCTAAAATATAGATTTTTGGATTGTTAGGAAGGTCAGCATTCAAGATCATATCGACTCTCATTATTTCCTCCCAGACAGTCTACTACGAGACAGCCTAATGGATTAGAAGCCAACTGATACAGCCACAGTTCCTGAATAATTCTCACATTTGCGTTCTCAGCATCAAACAGGCCCATAATACTGTATGTGGGCATGGAAGAGCTACGTGTGTGTAACTGTGGCGAAGAGTCAGACACGGGCATGTGGGTACCTATTCCCACATCAAACCATTTTTTCCTGGTCTACCCCTAACCTTCTAACCTTCTTGTTATCCTGGTCAATGGAAAACTCAAACACTCATCAACTCAGAGAAACATTTCTCTTACCCTCTGGAGACCTAAAATTAGGGGGGGTTAtgtcttctttttaattattattaaattttattaaCTGCATCTGGAAAGATATTTTATTAAGTTGTATCTATGCCCAGAAAATGTATCTGCactttaaaatatacaaaaaatatataaacaaatacattttattaggtttttttatgtttttacatATCTGTGTTACTCAATACAGAAAAGATCATACTGTGAAGATGACAATTCATCTTCAACCTAAGCCTGAATCCCCTGGAGCCACTATTTAGTTTAGAGCAATTGGTCTTGTGCTCTGAGTGATGTCAAGGAGAGTTGTGTAATTGTTTGCAttaatgcatttgtttttctaatttcagCATGTGGCAAATTGATGAAAATTACAGGCCCCATTACAGTCAAGATATCCGGAACTCGATTTGGAGCCTGGATGACAGATCCATTAGCATCTGAGAAAAATAACCGAGTATGTTAAAGCACTAAATACCTTTGTGTCCTGGAGTTTTACTTGCATTATTTTAATCTataaagagagatttttcccttaGGTCACACTTGCAAGCAAGTTTCTTGTACTTCCGTCATTTTCACTgtttaatatttttagaaaaaaaactaaaagcatTTGTGCAAAAATATTCAAAGACAAAAGTTAGCTAAGCTTACTGTGCCATTTCCTTAAACTGTTTCATGGATGATGCATGCTTGTCTGAAATCACTATAcaaattttttcttccttacattATATTTTAATGACCATCTTTAAGAACTCAAGTAATTTAACACCAACATGAATAATTTTACCAATGAACACAATCCATAACCCAGGGCAATCAAAATTTGCAGGATTAGGCCCAATTTGAGCTGTATTCAGATCATGTACTTGCTCAGATCCAAGTTTTGTTATCATTTGGATCTGTGATAGGATCCCAAATTGGCCAGAGCTGTGTGGAGGTGTTCCTTACATCAAAGGGCTTTTGAAGTCAAAACACTAGGTTTCATTTGTATAAGATCCagaaactttttaaataaagaaaaagaccAAAGCAACTAGGGTAGGCAACATAGAAATAGTAATTACTAAAGGTTTGTGTGCAGCTCTCCCCTGCCCACTGAGTCCCTGCAGGTTCGCCTAGGTCCCAGCCATCTCGGTTACGTTCTGGAGCGCAGCAAACTGCCCAGCCCCATCGGTCCTGAGGACGTCTCTTCTGCTCCCCGCTGCGGCCCCCTCCCGCACACTTGCAGCCCTGCAATGCCCTCACCAGGGATGCTCCACATCCCCCTCACAGCCACCCTCTCGGAGCAACATGCACTCCCGTGTGCATGCAAATTAAATCATATCCCGCACAGGATCTCAGCTGCTAGAAACATGGGGAGCTGAACTGGCATCTGAACAAATATTTTGTCAACACTTTTCAAATCAGCAGACCAAACAACTCCAAAAATTAATCTGTTCTTTTATTAGTCAGGATTTGATTTTCCTCTGAGATAAACTAAAGGGAGAAAAGGCaaaagacatgaaagaaaaatagaggaaaatggTAGCTGgcacacaaaaatgaaaaaatcaattgattttgttttcttttgttttaagggGAAGAATGATTCCTAAAATTCCACTGTTTTCATCACTACTATATTTGGTTTCTTTCCTCAAAATTCACTGGTTTTCATTGATTAGAGGTTCAGCTGAAAAAATTCAACCAAATCTATTCATAAGCATAAGACCAAGCTTAGCTCACACAACATTTTCTATCTCTCTCTTAGATTATTAGTGTCTGGAATATCTTTAAGCAAGCCCCATATAGCAGAGACCTAAACATTAAATAATCCAAAATTGAATTTATCTGAAATTGTAGACATTGTGGTTTTAATAGTTTCCTAGAGAGTCCATTTTTTATAGGTAAATTCTGATTTAGAAATTCACGAGTTCCTCATGGCTTTGTAACAGAAACATGAACAATATTGTACTTGGTAGCCTTCTGCATGCCTAAaagcctttcctttctttcttggtAATGTATCGGTCATGCAGTCTCATGACCGTGTATCACGGATTGTGTTCCAGGTGTTCACTCccaatctttgttttctttccaggtcTGGTACATGGATAGTTATACTAACAATAAAATTGTTCGTGAATATAAATCAATTGCAGACTTTGTCAGCGGGGCTGAATCAAGGACATACAACCTTCCATTCAAATGGGCAGGAACCAACCATGTTGTCTACAACGGCTCCCTCTATTTCAACAAGTATCAGAGCAACATCATCATCAAATACAGCTTTGACACTGGGCGGGTGCTTGCACAGCGTAGCCTTGAGTATGCTGGCTTTCACAATGTCTACCCCTATACCTGGGGTGGCTTTTCTGATATTGACCTGATGGCAGATGAAATTGGGCTATGGGCTGTGTATGCCACCAACCAGAATGCAGGCAACATTGTCATCAGCCAGCTAAACCAGGATACACTGGAAGTGCTGAAGAGCTGGAGTACAGGCTATCCAAAGAGAAGTGCTGGAGAATCCTTCATGATCTGTGGCACCTTATATGTTACTAACTCTCACTTAACAGGAGCCAAGGTCTACTACTCTTATTCCACAAAAACCTCCACTTACGAGTATACAGACATTCCGTTCCATAATCAATATTTTCATATATCCATGCTTGACTACAATGCAAGAGATAGAGCTCTCTATGCCTGGAATAATGGACACCAAGTCCTGTTTAATGTCACTCTTTTCCACGTCATTAAGACTGAAGATGACACAtaattttcttcccctttccctctcctcaccCCACTCCTGAACAGTGTCATTTGTGATAACTCTAAAGCATCCATCCCTCTGGGtttcttttaatttacttttttttccatcaaggaaaaacattttctaccATacaatacatttctaacatgGCTGAGCCTGTCAAAAAAGACCTGTTGGAAATAAAAGCATCTTAACTCATGATTCTACAAGGTCTGTCAAGGCCTTGTCATGAAAAGCACTAAAGAGAGTTTAAGTGGCTAAAGACATAGTTTTAAAAAGATTATGATCTGCCTTATATTAGAGTCAGAGACTAATGGTGGCTTAAATGCATGAATGTCTTTTTTAcctcatcattttttttccatctatatATTGCTCAACTTCAGGAAATTTCTTGGTTGCAATCTGACACAAATTGCACaccatattttttatttattccaaaTGAAAGACTTAAACATTTAATTTACTTAAACATGGAGTATGATTCATTTTGCCATCACCCAATTTCAGATGTGGTGCTGTACAGTATGTTTTTAAATCTCTTGCAAACATTTTATTGACAATATGTATTTCTACCATTGTAACCACCATTGTGCAATTGTATCTCTTCACTTATGTGAAAGTAAACTAAGTActattttttataaaatatattgaaGCTTAATTGAAGTTCTGGCTATGGGTCAATTGAAAGTGGTAAATCTGAAAATGGCTGTTACTTCTGAGAAAGACGGATCAATAGTTTGTTAGATGCGTGAGCCCTGTTCTCAGCTGTGGTTGGTAGACACTTTCTCATTCACCCTTGGTACTTACTGGCAAATCTGCAACCCTGAAGCCTCATGCCAATTCCAACTTTACAATTGTTCACCCTGCCCAACTTCTATCTCAtgccccttcttctccctttcttACTCTCTTTCCTCccatcattttctttcccttgtttAAGCTCACTCCCTGATGGGGGCTGCAGGAGAGAGACTCTGAACGTGGGCTGCCACCTGTGCCTCCAGCCTGAATGTCCAAGCAGGTTCTGTATTTGCTTCTGTTCTGGGGCAGCAAGGAACAGAGTTATAAGGCAAACTGCTTTACTAAATCTACCTATCTTCTCACCCATAATACAAAAACAGGTATCTGTTGACAAAGGGCTTCTCTGGGATGGCAGTAATtaggtggaaaaaaacaaaaaaacaaaggaaaaggttCAAGTTCAAAATGATCGGTGCGACACCTGATAGTCAActtgggagaaagcagccacaACACTGAGGCCAACCTCTTGCAAAGAGGTTTAGGTTTTGCTAGAGATAATATCATTACTTACAGCCAAAACTGATGACTTTGTAAACAAATATTTATGAAAGCTATGTGGCTTTCATTAGAAAttgcgctgtgggcaggggggACATTTTATTGAGGAAAAAGAATGAGGTGCTATTTATTTGTCTGTTTTGGCATAAAGGAAAAGAAGCTAACATTAAGAAAGAGTAAAGATTTTGTATTCAGCTGGGCTGTCACACACTGGAAAAAGCCAGGTATCTAATACACTGTGTTAAAGCTTTGTTCCTCCcaaattcttcctttctcctcttttaaaccCTTTGAAATTGAGCTCatagaaaagcaaaaacatttacaaaaatgttgctgtttaagaacatgaaaaaaatttaaagacaCTGACATTTTAGCAGATCTATCTGAAGccatttcatttattcttccaaCAAATCAGCTGATACCAGCTTAAGTCTCAGGAATGTTTTCATTATTATAAATACATCTGTCTACAAACATTTACTTTACAATTTAAGCCCATGAAGAGCTGCACAACAAATTGTCTTATTTTTCATAccagctgcaaaacaaaaaactactTACAGGTTTCAAGAACtgataagggggaaaaaaaactacagCAGGACCAGAGACCTACCTCCATTTTCCTTCCTGTCTAGCTGAAACAATAGCTGCTGTTCCTTAAAATCAGTTACACAGGATTTGGAGACACTAACTTCAGGTAAATACACCAGTTAAACCACTCCCACAACAGCTTGCACATTTTCCTGTGTTAACAATGAGACTTCTGTGACGCAGGAAAGTGTATGCCACTACTGATTTAAAAGGTATTTTATGTGATATAGGAAtgttttatgaaaatgaaatgggTTCAGATTTTTATCAAATGCCTTTAAACAAACTCTGACTCTTCCTCCACACTAGTAACTTGAaccaagtattttttttccccacaaatacaACATTCTTAAAAACACTAATCTTAAAGTTATTATAGTGAGAAATtaaacttttctgttttattatcaGAAACTAATACTCATGTCATGGGGAttaattcatttgaaaaaaaatggttaCCACCATGTTTTTTATAAGAACTTCATACAGTGTAATTAGTACAAATACATTAATTAGTACAAGCAGGTAACAGTTCTT contains:
- the OLFM3 gene encoding noelin-3 isoform X1, with protein sequence MTGRSSAGRQPGITMRAPANVLHLLLLSLLAGLDPSKTQISPKEGWQVYSSAQDPDGRCICTVVAPEQNLCSRDAKSRQLRQLLEKVQNMSQSIEVLNLRTQRDFQYVLKMETQMKGLKAKFRQIEDDRKTLMTKHFQELKEKMDELLPLIPVLEQYKTDAKLIIQFKEEIRNLSTVLTGIQEEIGAYDYEELHQRVLSLETRLRDCMKKLTCGKLMKITGPITVKISGTRFGAWMTDPLASEKNNRVWYMDSYTNNKIVREYKSIADFVSGAESRTYNLPFKWAGTNHVVYNGSLYFNKYQSNIIIKYSFDTGRVLAQRSLEYAGFHNVYPYTWGGFSDIDLMADEIGLWAVYATNQNAGNIVISQLNQDTLEVLKSWSTGYPKRSAGESFMICGTLYVTNSHLTGAKVYYSYSTKTSTYEYTDIPFHNQYFHISMLDYNARDRALYAWNNGHQVLFNVTLFHVIKTEDDT
- the OLFM3 gene encoding noelin-3 isoform X2 — protein: MSQSIEVLNLRTQRDFQYVLKMETQMKGLKAKFRQIEDDRKTLMTKHFQELKEKMDELLPLIPVLEQYKTDAKLIIQFKEEIRNLSTVLTGIQEEIGAYDYEELHQRVLSLETRLRDCMKKLTCGKLMKITGPITVKISGTRFGAWMTDPLASEKNNRVWYMDSYTNNKIVREYKSIADFVSGAESRTYNLPFKWAGTNHVVYNGSLYFNKYQSNIIIKYSFDTGRVLAQRSLEYAGFHNVYPYTWGGFSDIDLMADEIGLWAVYATNQNAGNIVISQLNQDTLEVLKSWSTGYPKRSAGESFMICGTLYVTNSHLTGAKVYYSYSTKTSTYEYTDIPFHNQYFHISMLDYNARDRALYAWNNGHQVLFNVTLFHVIKTEDDT